The segment CAAAGTCCAGGGCATGCCGCATGCTCCATGAAGGATCAGGGAGAAGGATGAGGTCACCAgaaccatcagctctcctgggccTGAGATATTACAGGTTCCCACAGGCCAGAAGTAAGGACAGGCCCCGCGGCCACATTGGATGCTCCTCCCTGATTCCTTTTCCACAACCCCCTCAGAGTCTGTTATCTGGTGACATTTCCTGCTTTGGAGGGCTTCTCCACAACCTCAGCAAGCAGTCCTTAAAGGGCCCATGCCGGCTGGAGTTGGTCTTGCTGTTCTCTGTTGAGTGTTTAGTAAGCAGAGAAGCAGTGGGTTTACAGCAAGGCATCAGTAGTTTCTGAACTCATTAATGGCTGAGTGTGGTGAAGGCCACTCAAGAAGCTCATTTAAATCAGCTTTCATCTGGTTTTAAGAGATTACAGCAGGAGACAAAAGGGGTATCTTTCCTCATTGCTATCTTCAAGCctttaataaaattgtattacATTTTAGCTACATTCCAAAGAATTAACAAGGTGACTCTGGCCTGCCATGGGGGAGAAGCTGGTTAGTTGACATCAAGAAGAGACTGGCAGAGCTGCCCGTTGGGTTGGAGAGTTAAGTTGGGTACCTTCAAGGCCCTGAATGGTCTagtccctgcccacctctctgtCCAGTCACACTGGCTCCTTTGAGTTGCTGAATGGGCCATGCCCCTTCCCAGTGGCAGCCAGCTATGCATAACTGCTCTTCCCAACCCCCGTGCAGCCCCCCAATCCTCCTGGTCTCCCCTCCTGTAACAGATGCTGTGAGTGGTGTCCATGTCCTTTGCTCTTCCCAAACACACTGCCACTTcctggggctccctgcctggAGGTTTCCTGACCAGCAAGAGCCAAGAGCAGTTCTTAGCCAACAATGGATGGGAGTTGATGGGTAAGCAACTGAGCTTCCCTCCTGCAGGGTGGCCAAACTCTGAGGCAGGCTCTGCATCCTTTCCCGAGGCCCCAGGGAGGCCCATTGCGGTCATCTGCACAGTAACTCACTCTGTTCTGGCCACTTCCCTGACTTCTCGCCCTTCTCATCCAGCCTCCTGGTGCTTACTGGGATggcctcccaaataaactactggCACTTGAATTCTAGCACTGGGATCTGTTGTGGGAAACCTAAACGAAAACACTTCCCACCAGCATCCTTCACCTGATTCCCTCCTAGTCTGCCCTCAGGTTTGGCACCAATATCACTCCCTAGAGAGGTGGTTCTTGACCTTGACTGTGTATTGGGATCACCTGGAAAGTTTTAACACCTACTGATACCTGGGTCCTACCTAGAGATCCTCATTTAATTGGTGACGGTGAGGCCAGTGCAGTAGGACATTTGCAAGCTCCTCAGGTGAGAGCCTATCCGAGGAACCCTTCCTCTGACCTCCAGACTCCTGGGTACCATGCCACCAGGTCAAATGCCCCAGCTCTCATTCCGGGTTTGGCACTGTTTCTTTCTGATTAGACTGCTGGCTCCCTAGGAGTGTGATTATTTCTGTCCATCTCACCACCCCATGTACATCCGCTGGCATAGGGCTGCTTGGGAGAAACTCGCTGAATATGTGTGCTACTTGAATACCAAAGAGAGACAACTGCAAAGGGGTCTGGAGAAGTTACAAGAGACAGAATCTATCCCCCTACTTCAAAGGGATGCAAGAGTTCCCCGGGGGATTGTGCAGCGTGCCAGTCAATAAACAGAGCGCCATCAGCATGATATACTGGAAATACGGGCTATTGGTTCACAGGGTCCCAAAGGTCATAAGTGCCAACATGTACACTGGCTCAGTTCCTGCAAATGGACACGCCATATGGAGAATATAAAAACTGAAGTCAACTCTGCCAACAAGGACCTCTCTGCTGAGTATCCTTACAATTCACTCCCGCAAGTTTCATGGTGGAATTACAAGCCACACCACCAACCCGCAGACTGAGGATGGTACAGTCAGCTCAGTTCTAGCTCTGGGGGCTTTTTCTTGACCATGGCATGCAGGACCACATGATGCAAGCTCCAGGAAGCATCATTTTCAATGGAATCCAACTAAGCAATGCTTCCTAGCCTTGGGCCATGCATGACCCTGCAAGGAGGGTTACATTTTTATGAACATAGAATCAGAATGTCTCCACTTCTCCTAAACAAATGTTGGATTCAAAGAATTATAGACTATAGGAGGAGAGACTTTATTACCTACACATTAGATAAGCCGCATGTCTCTTTTCAACCGCACAATCTATGTTATGTGGATAAATTGAAATGTTGCCCATGGCAGCATTATTGCAAAATATTCATGGCACTCAATTTGTCTCCCAGCCCTAGCAAATACAAATCATGAACATGTGATTTGCAGTTTGGAGTTTACATGAGTTAGCAcacataaagtacttagaacaacAGTGGAAGCATATATAGAAAGTGCAGTGATGTCACAGTGATCTGCAAATGTGTAAGTACTTGATCACTCACATATTTAGGACTTTTATATATCATTCTTTTTCTCCCATGCCCACCCTCTCAGTCCAGCTTCAATCTCTCCCACCATAGGCACTCACGCATGGTGCGAGGGAACACCTTTACCTGCAGCTGGACTTGTACTGTCTTGACCACCTGGAAGAGGTACTTATCCTCACTCTCTTTGTTGTATTCTTGCATGGCAAACCAGAGACACTGCTTCACGTTGGCATTTGAGGCATTGATCACTTTCAATTCCCTCAACACCTTGACCTTATTCTTGCCTGGGTCTGTGCTGGCCACCAGGGCCGCCAAAATGGTGAGCAGGAGCAAGCAGGAGCCCCAGGATCTAGTCATGATCCCTCCGTCCAGGGACACAAGTGAGCCTCCTCGTCCTCCCATGGCTGGAGCTTCaggtggggtgggatggatgtGATCACTGCAGGTTCAAAGATCTAAAACAGCTTCAGCCCAGCTGGATTCAAGAAAGAACCATTAGGTTCACCCTTTAGGGCTACCCCTGTCTCCAAGGAAATCAGCCCACAAGAAACCAGTTTAAGAGTCCCCATTACCAGCCATCCGCCCTCCATCCCCCGGATGTGGTCTGCAATTTCATGGAGAACACTTAGACCCAGGTCTGCCAGGACCTACCTGGGTCACCTCACCACCCACTCCTGGTTCTGCACCTCAGCCTGTAAGATGTGACTGTGAAAAGTGTTGCTGCCCCAAGTTTTCCTGGCCCCGGCTCTCTGGGGACTTTCCAACCTGCCGTACCCACTGGCTGCCCCCTCTTCCTTGTGTAGTTGGCTGTGGCCCACACCCCAGCCGTGgttctcctgggtctctagcACTCAGTTTGTGCCTAAGCCCTGGTCAGGGGTCTCCCTCAGTCCTGAACTCTGCTCTGCCCATGCCCCTGTAGGCAGGGCACACTTTGTGATGTAATCCAGCACCTGTGACACAGCCACTGTCCTCCGGTGCAGACAGCTCACACACAGCAGGCAAGCTGTGGGGACCACCCAGAGGTCTCCTGCCCACCTGTGCAGTGACCCCAGCTTCCCAAATGCCTGGCCTCTGGACCGCTCTGTTTGGACCAATAGCACCTCCCTCTGCCGTCCTGCAAGGGTGAGGGTCACCCAGCCAACCTGATGGCCGAACCTGTGCCTTAGCGGGAGGGGGCCCATGCATCCCCTGAGCTCTTGGAAATTCTGCTTCTCTGTGAAAATCCCAAATCAATGTCCAGCAAGTTTCTGGAGGGGCCGAGAGGTGGGCATTGGTCCCAGGGCCAGAAGATTGATGGGCTCTTGACCATGAGAAGTGGCAATATATAGGAAACAATATGCAGGTATAAGTCTGCCTGGCAGGTTGTAAATTGTTGCAGTGTGAATATACCATATTGTATTTTAACTGCCTATTAATGGATGTTTTGTTTCCCATTTACAGCTGTTACAAACAGTACTGTAGTGGACAATACTTTTCCAATATCTTTGTGAAATTACCCAGGTATTTCTGTATAATAAACGACTAGATGGAAAATTGATGCAAAAGCTtcacttaaattaaaatttagtataTATTGCCCAACTGTTAATCATGTATTAATAATGtattaatgattttgaaattttgcTACATGTTAAAAGCACCTGGGGAGTTTTAAGAAGGACCTATGCCACTCCGACCAATAAAATCAATCTTGGGCGAGGGCCCAGCGACGAGGAAGCCATCCCAGGTTCCAGTGTGTAGCCGTGTCTGAGAACCAGTGTGCTGCATTTGTCCTCTTGAGTATCAATATACACGTGAACCAGGAGGCAAAACACTAAAAATGATCTTcgtaaataaaaacttttattaaaaaatgcaagTCATCTTGATCACACTTTATGTGCACCCACATCTTCAACCACATCTCTAATAGCCTCTCCCACTGCACCAAGGACCAAGTGGCACCCTCCCTCTACACCCAGGCCCAGCCTCCTTACCAGGGCTTGATATTCCCTCACCTCCACCCAGAGGCTCAGCCACCTGCAAGTCTCAATATGAATGTCACTGCCTCCACCCAAATCTAAAGTGTCTCTCCCACCTACTCCCAGCTACTCTTGCCTACCCTCACCTATTCCCAGCTACTCCCCTCTACTCCTAGCTACTCCCCCTACTCTCACCTACTCCCACCTATCCCCAACTACTCCTGTCTATTCCCAGCTATTCCCACTTACTTCCAGCTACTCCCAGCTACTCCTGCAAGAGTCATTCATTGCTCCTCAGGCCAAGCGGATAATTAAGGACCAACCCCAAAGACATAGCCCAGTAGACAGGGAGCCCACTTCAGAAGGTCTTTGGAGCAAGGAGTCCCACCACCCCAGGTCCCACTGAGCCTGTGTTGCTAGAGTAACTCCATAAACTACCCCTTAACCCTTTCTTAATTAATTGCCAAGTTCAAAACATCTATTTGATTTTCTCTGACTCTAGGTgcatttgagttttttgtttgcttgtctttttcttttcttacaaacCCTAGTGGCCCAGAGTTTGCTTAAACATCATCCTTTCCTTTGTTCATGACACACCTGGCATTGGTTCATGTGTGGCTGTATAAGACAGTGAACAACCCACAATCCATCACCTAAACCAAGAGCCAGAATATTATCAATATCTGACAATATGTGCCCCTTTGTTATCCAGGACACCCCGTATCATCCCTGCCTTTACTCAAGAGTTTAATCACCAGTGTCTGCATACCTGACATGCTCAGTTTTGCTCGGTTTTGTACTCTATAAAAGGGTATCTACCACAGTGTATATAAGACTCCTGGGACTTAGATTTTTACATTCAGCATTATATAACCAAGTGTTACAGACTGAGTCATTGCTGCAATCCTCCAAACTCTCCTGTTTAAGAATACTTCCTCTGTACCCTTTGCAGTGACTTCTCAGGGCCTCCCCTACAGTGGATGGAATATATTTCTCCATTCATGTGATGGGTTTGAGCATATGGCTGGTTTACCACTGTGCAGTAGAGGCAGAAGTGACCATGTGTCAGGCTAATGGTGAGATGTGAAGACATACTGCATTTGTCCACTTGTCCTCAGGTGATTTTCCAAGGTAAGGGGTGCCCAGGGATGTAGTCTGAGAATGTGCTATGTAGGAATACCTAGTCTGGACTCCAGAACAATGTTCTAAACCCACCTGAAAGTGAGTCCGCATGCATCAACCTAAAGTGAAGCCACAGCAGCACGCCTCCTAGAGCAGTGTAGTGTAAGTGCCTGATGTAAAGTTTATTGATTGTAATGTAAGTAATATATGGAGCTATTGACTTCCAAGGCATTCATTTCAAAGATGTCTACCTCAAACAAACACTGCAGCTTTAGGACACAGCTACTAGCAAACAATAAGATAAGGAAGCAGGCCACCCCACCCATGAATGTCTCTTTTTCAGAAAGCCCTGGGTGACTTAGATACCTGACCATGTGAgtgaccctgcttctcccttcctatGCGCcacctcttgctctttttttttttaaagattttatttatttacttgagagagagagaatgagagacagagagcatgagagggaggagggtcagaggcagaagcaaactccccgccaagcagggagcctgatgcgggactcgatcccgggactccaggatcatgacctgagccgaaggcagtcgtttaaccaactgagccacccaggcacccctaagttttttttttttaatttatttaagtaacctctacactcaacatggggctcaatctcacgaccctgagatcaagagtcacacactcttccaactgagccatccagatgtcCCTCCACTTCTGGCTCTTATACTTTAAATTCACTGATAAAGAGTGAACCCATAAAACCCTGGATACCCCACCCTCAGCCTCTAATAAAGGTGAAACCCCaggtctgtgctctctctctctctctctctctattgagACCTCACTGTACCAGGGAGGTGTACCATGTACCCACTAGGACTTGTgagtaaataaattttgttttccaaagttcCCTGATGGTTTTGCTGAGGTGTCTTGCTATTATAATTGAACCATAAGGGCCAGTCCAACCACATTGTCCTGGTGCGGCATAGGGGGAATATCTGTGGGGCTTGCTATTAGAAAAGACAGGCCCAAGTGTTGCCTCAAGCAACACTGTGAATAGGCTGACAACTGTCAACCAAGCTATAGTCAGCCTTCAGACCCATACACCAGATAATGGATGCTTGTTTTGGTTCACTACAAGGGTAAGGAATAAGTTAGTATACAGCATTTCTTTGCCAAGAGCTGACTAGTACACTAAAATACACCCAATTAAAACAGTATTGCTTGTGTGTTCCCACTTCTGCAGACGTTGGCGCTTCTACTTTTCTCCTTTACAtcagttcatttttctctttcttatcttgTTGTCCTCTCCTGCTGCCTTCTGAGAGCATTTCCCAGACAGCTTGTCCACCCCGTGATTCACTCCTCTCGTGTCCATCTTAATACCCTATCCATTTCCCTGCTATACCTATTCACCCCTTGGGTTTTTTATATCTAGTATTtccatgtgattctttttttcttctttttttaaaataaatgtttgtcttttttttcatattatgaaAACCTTTCTTTAccttcttaaacattttatcttgtttgttttaaattttttagcaATCTTTTCTGACAATTCTGCTTCAGAAGGTATATTATAGAGCAGGGATcagcagactttttctgtaaagaagcaaatagaaaatattttatgcttgGCAGCCCATGTGGTCTCTAAGAATTTCTCAGCTGAACCACTATAACATGAAAGCCACCAGAGGCAATATGCCTCTGTTCCAATAAATAAGTATGTCTGctccaataaaattatttataaaaacatgctGTGGGCCAGATTTGGTCCATGGACCATAGTTTGATCATTCTTATTTAGAGTATTAAGTTGAACCACAGGGAATTGCTAATATTTGACTGGTACTGATCTATAAAAATAGTGGTTTTGTATGGTTTGGCTGAATAATTGTACTCCTCAGGTATTTAGTTATTTTGGCCTGCAAGCCCACATTTCCCCGAGATATATCAGCTGCTCTGTCTGGAATTGTGATCTGGATTAAGACTCTAAATTGACTGAAtttaaggaagagagaggggatgCATCCCAGAGTATAAAGGCCCAGTGACCCTAGAGGCTTCATCAATCACCTCCTTTGCTGCCACCCCACCAAGCAATGCCTGCAGTGAGGGATTCACCCTTAAATTCTGATGAGGCAACCTTAAGAGCAGGCAGGCCCCTTAAAATGCAATCCacttgttttggttttctgttgctgctgtaacacaTTACCACAGACTGAGCAGcttaaaataaacaacacagaTTCATTATCTTACaggtctggaggtcagaagtccagaaCAACTTTCACTGAGCTGAACTCAAAGTGCAGGCAGGGCTGCACTCCTTCTGGAGACTCTACagggaaatgcattttttttttcttttacagcttccagaggctgcctaAATCTTTTGGTTCAGTGCCCCTTCCTCCATGAAGCCTCTTcaaatctctctatatatatcaccttctttctctctctctgtcaagctctctctatctcccctctgctgcttccatcttcacatctctgtctctgactctgattctgagcctcctgcctcccccattATAAGGACCTTTGTGGTTACAGTGGACCTACCCatataatccagaataatctccccatttcaagattCTCCATTGCATTTGCAAAGTCCTACATGCAAAATGCATTCACCCCAAGCCAACATTCCCACCAGGAATCCATTACACTACCACACCAGGAGATTTGGGGTAGGCTACATAGCTGCCTGGAAGTAGACCCTTGATTTTCCACTGGTTTTCACTAACTCCTCTTTCTGGAAAGAATCTTGCTGTGTTCTTAACCCAATCCCTGGTACCTGCAACCTTGGAGGATGCTGCTAATTTCTGTGGTGGAAAGGTAAATAACGATTACCACAAAACATGAGTAAACCTATAGCCTCCAGTCACCCCAGGAGTCTcacatagtttttgttttcttatgcttTGCTAGTTTACTAGAATCtaagtttttctcatttctgtaatCTTTCTAGCCTGGATCCTAGGAGCGAGCCAGCAGCTTATGGTAGTTTACCAGCTTGGCTGGATGTGGGAGCCAGAGGGgtaaaaaagcatgaaaatggTCTTGAAGTTAAATGAGCAATAACcacaagaataaaaacagaatggaACCATCAGGAGAAACTTCAATTTACTCATTGAAAAGCAGATTAGGAGGGCAAAAACATAAAACGAAAAAATACAATGAATGCAAGTATTGAAAATGGCAGAGAAGATATGTAGtataatagtaataaaagtaGCTCactaaataaaatgtcaaaattcacagattggattttttatttatttattttttttaaagattttatccatttacttgacagagagagacacagcgagagagggaacacaagcagggggagtgggagagggagaagcaggcttcccgcagagc is part of the Neomonachus schauinslandi chromosome 10, ASM220157v2, whole genome shotgun sequence genome and harbors:
- the CST8 gene encoding cystatin-8, producing MTRSWGSCLLLLTILAALVASTDPGKNKVKVLRELKVINASNANVKQCLWFAMQEYNKESEDKYLFQVVKTVQVQLQVTDRLEYFIDVEIGRSNCRKFSNSTENCAIQENSKLEKKVMCSFLVGALPWNGEFMVIKKQCADA